In Mytilus galloprovincialis chromosome 1, xbMytGall1.hap1.1, whole genome shotgun sequence, the following are encoded in one genomic region:
- the LOC143047522 gene encoding uncharacterized protein LOC143047522, whose protein sequence is MATNNAPKHDFAPAWLKIPSHEAPKQSGSKPFDSDKSNSRPRSHKDDSFFNKRHPLAGGKYRHHSVEDDYYSGYPPYGPYGYYNGYGMPYNSQPSIYRSPSREGKYPPNMRFNQINGAPYPPGYYDLYSFDYYHGDHSYYANYPNSRVNTKRGNYERDGRTNSKDKEDKSKGKDDDKDKPPFQDEFPSLNGEEKSETSTNGKLTNGSSVWEHPPHGKGSSSKLSDNRQTANIYKTLVPNKQSAVNRKPGKEGLRLNGGLQKEPFSSVKTNSKEAPTSPIEILNTRFVTQPRNLGNKKSEFLRALRKENSGSDRQESSQSKDGWPIKNDHTDQLTNGVESLAMDDSSNMLSSSLEAEQRLLKEMGWNETDQEDYEITEADKKMFQDLYSKQQNRNTRVNKTFSPKHIPVYQPNAQELNDTLSSSDSDSDGQ, encoded by the exons ATGGCCACAAACAACGCTCCAAAGCACGATTTTGCACCGGCTTGGCTAAAGATTCCATCACATGAAGCTCCT aagcaATCAGGATCCAAGCCTTTTGATAGTGACAAAAGCAACAGCAGACCAAGATCTCATAAAGATGATTCTTTCTTTA ataaaCGACACCCTTTAGCTGGTGGTAAATACAGACATCATTCAGTGGAAGACGATTACTACAGTGGATATCCTCCTTATGGTCCATATGGTTACTACAATGGCTATGGCATGCCCTACAACTCTCAACCTTCTATTTATAGATCACCTAGTCGTGAGGGGAAGTACCCTCCAAACATGAGATTTAATCAG ATAAATGGTGCCCCTTACCCTCCTGGATATTATGACCTCTACTCTTTTGATTACTATCATGGTGACCATTCTTACTACGCCAATTACCCGAACAGCAGAGTTAATACCAAACGTGGAAATTATGAAAGAGATGGAAGGACAAACTCCAAGGATAAAGAAGACAAATCAAAAGGAAAAGATGATGACAAAGACAAACCTCCATTTCAAGATGAATTT CCATCACTTAATGGAGAAGAAAAATCTGAGACGTCGACGAATGGCAAGCTTACAAATGGCAGTAGTGTGTGGG AACACCCTCCTCATGGAAAAGGAAGTTCAAGTAAACTATCAGACAACCGACAGACTGCCAACATTTATAAAACACTTGTGCCAAATAAA CAGAGTGCTGTAAACAGAAAACCAGGAAAGGAAGGTCTTAGGTTGAATGGTGGCTTACAGAAGGAACCATTTAGCTCAGTCAAAACCAATTCTAAAGAG GCTCCTACTTCACCAATAGAAATTCTTAACACTAGATTTGTTACCCAACCTCGAAACCTTGGTAACAAAAAGAGCGAATTTTTGAGAGCATTGAGAAAAGAAAATAGTGGATCTGACAGACAAGAATCAAGTCAGAGTAAAGATGGATGGCCAATCAAG AATGATCATACAGACCAATTAACCAATGGAGTAGAAAGCCTTGCCATGGATGATTCTTCTAACATGCTATCCAGTTCTTTAGAGGCTGAACAGAG GCTTCTTAAAGAAATGGGATGGAATGAAACAGATCAAGAAGATTATGAAATAACAGAAGCTGACAAGAAAATGTTTCAGGATCTCTATTCCAAACAg CAAAACCGAAATACACGTGTGAATAAAACATTCAGCCCCAAGCATATTCCAGTATACCAGCCAAATGCTCAGGAGTTAAATGACACACTGTCATCATCTGATTCTGATTCTGATGGACAGTAG